The Acetomicrobium thermoterrenum DSM 13490 DNA segment TTAGGCCTTTCGTAATGCATAAGCTTATTGAGAAGGGTATAGCCTCAAACGTAAAGGGCGCAAAGCGCGTTATAGAGCGCAGGAGAGATGAGGTATGGGAAGCCCTGGAAGAGATAATCAAAGACCATCCCGTTATGCTCAATCGCGCGCCCACTTTGCACCGTCTGGGGATTCAGGCCTTTGAGCCCCTGTTAATGGAAGGCAAGGCTATAAGGCTTCATCCACTGGTCTGTACCGCCTTTAACGCAGACTTCGACGGAGACCAGATGGCCGTTCACGTTCCTCTTTCTTTGGAGGCTCAAGCGGAGTCGAGGGTATTGATGCTGGCGGGGCACAATCTGTTGTCGCCGGCCCACGGTAAACCTATAGTTACGCCCACGCAGGATGTTGTTTTGGGAATATATTACTTGACTGCAATGACCGAGGGGCGTAAGGGAGAGGGCATAGTTTTCAGGGATATTGAAGACGTATTGACGGCTCTGGATCACGGAGTGGTCCACCCCCACGCAAAGGTGAAGATGTGGTGGGATGGGCAGCTGATCGAGACCTCGCCGGGGAGGGCTTTGTTCAACAGCATGCTTCACCCGTCGTTGAGGTATATCAATAAACAGATTGCCAAAAAGGACCTGGGGGCCCTGCTGGATATGGCCTTCGACCGAGTAGAACACGAAGACCTGGTCAAGATGTTAGATGACGTTAAACTTCTTGGCTATCGATGGTTTACCAAATCTGGAGTTTCCTTGAACATAGATTCGATCGTCATCCCTATCGAGAAACAAGAGATTGTTAGGGAAGTAATGGAAAAGGAGAGCGAACTCAACAACCAGTACGGCATGGGCATCCTCACCGAGGACGAATATTTGAGGCAAACAGAGCTTCTTTGGACGGAGGCCGCATCCAAAATCGCGGACTGCATTTTGGAGCATATGGATGAATTAAATCCACTTCGCATGATGATAGATTCCGGCGCTCGCGGTAGCAAGAGCCAGGTTTCCCAGATGGCGGGAATAAGGGGAGTCATGGCCGATCCCTCCGGTAAAGTCATCGACTATCCTATCGTTTCCAACTTTAGGGAAGGGCTGAACATGTTGGAATACTTCATTTCCACCCATGGCGCCAGGAAGGGGTTGGCCGACACGGCATTGAGGACGGCCAAGTCTGGTTATCTGACGAGACGACTTGTCGATGTGTCGCAGGACATCATTGTCCTCGAGGAAGATTGCGGCACAGATCAAGGCGTCTACATCACTCCCCTGCTTCAAGACGACAAGGTCGTGATCCCTTTGAACGAAAGGATTTACGGCAGGACAGCTCTGGAGGATGTGCGCCATCCTGTCGATGGGACTGTTTTAGTCGGGGCGGGCGAGATCATAGATCAGGAAAAGGCCGACGCCATAGAGGCTGCAGGAGTAAAGGGCCTTTGGGTCAGAAGTCCTATGTCTTGCGCATTGCGCAATGGTATATGCCAGAAATGTTACGGCCTTGATTTGGCCACGAGAAAGCCCGTAGCCATAGGTGAAGCCGTGGGAGTCGTGGCAGCCCAGTCTATCGGTGAACCCGGCACCCAGCTCACCATGAGGACGTTCCATACCGGTGGCGTGAGGATTACGGGCGAGGACATCACTCAAGGGCTTCCCAGGGTGGAACAGCTCTTTGAAGCGAGAAAGCCAAAGAAGACGGCCTTACTATCCGAGGTCGACGGAGTCGTAACTGAGATTCGAGAGATGGAGGGCAAAAGAAAGATCGTCATACAATCCGCCGACAACCCCGAGGAAAAGATGAGCTTCAACGTCTCCACGGCTCAAATGCTCCTCGTCGAAGAGGGAGACGAGGTGAAGAAGGGCCAAGTGCTGACCGAAGGCTACATCGACCCCCAGCAGTTGATGGAGGTCAATGGTATCGAGGCCGTGCACGCCTACATGGTTGATGGCATCCAGGAGGTTTACAAATCTCAAGGTGTCTCCATAAACAATAAACATATAGAGGTAATATTGCGCAAGGTTGCGCCCGTCAACAAAGTTCGGATAGCCGATGAAGGAGATACCTCCTACGTGGTTGGTGAAATAGTGTGGATCGACGAGCTGGAAAGGGAAGTCCAGGAAATCAGAGAGCATAACCAGCAATGCATAGATAATTCCGTTGCCATGTTGAAGGGTAAAATCCTCAAGGATGTTATCGGCAAGGGATCGCTGGACCACGCCGCTCAGTACAAAGGAGAGGCTCTCGACGAAGGGGCCATCAAGATCCTGTTGCAGCCAGGTACAGCTCTTACTGAATTGATAGTTGAAGATGAGGGAGAATTAGTAAGGGTTGTAGTGGGAGAATCCATTTTCAGACGCGAGCTTGAAGGGTTGGAGCTCGTCGAGGATTACGAATCCGTCGATGGCGTGAAGATCGATGCCGGTAGTTCGCTTTCGATGAAACAGCTTACCCTTATCACCAAAGACCTGCGAAGGCCCTTGCAGATCCTGGATACGGACAAGCTATTCTCCCTTTGTGACGTTACCTATTTAGCCGAGGATGTTGTAAGCGGCGATAGGGTTATAGCTGCCAAGGATGCTCTTTTGACAAGGGAAGCCGCTTTAAAGATAAAGGAGAGCTTCATTAAAGAAATCAAGGTATGGAAGGCTCCCGAGACGATAGATCTGCCCGATGCCATCCAGGAATACCTGATCAGCAAGATATGGGGCAGGCCGCTTGGCAAGGTTATTGATGCCAGCGGAAACGAACCCATAGATGTCCCGCCTATAGTGGACGGCAGCATTGTTCGCGGTATAATTGAAGGCGATATAACAGCTATAGAGGCTGACGGCGAGATATATTCGCGCCAGAAAATACTTCACAGCGTCCTTACCGAAAAAATTTACGGAAAGGTCCTGCTCGAGCCTGTTAAGGATAAATTGGGTAACGTTGTCGTGCCTGCAGGGACAGAAGTTAATCAGCAGGTTCTAGAACGCCTAACCGAGCTGGAGCCGACGAAGATCGTCATTAGGCCGATACTGGCGTTGTCTCAAGTCGAAAGGCTTATACAAAAGGTGACCTTCGTGAGAAAACTTCGCCAGGAGCCGATATGGAAGCCGGTATTATTGGGCATAACTAAGGCTGCTCTTGCAACGGACAGCTTCCTTTCGGCCGCGTCCTTCCAACAGACGGCTCAAGCGTTGGCATCGGCCGCCGTTCGCGGCGAAGTCGATTACCTTAAAGGTTTGAAGGAAAACGTCATAATAGGACACCTGATACCTGCCGGAACAGGCGCTACCGTGAATCGCAACTTCGAGGTAGTCGAAGTGGAGAGAGAGCCCGCTTTCGAATCCGTTTCGGCGGATCGAGCGGGGTAGGAGCCTCGTCAAGTGGGTTCCAAAAAGGGGCCCACTTGACATTGCGCTTCGGCGTTGTTATTATTCCTCGGTGCCTTATGTCACGAGAAGGTGATTTATTGTGCCCTTACAGGAGCTGGCTGCAGGCAAACGCGTAGTTGGTGCCAGAAGCGTCTATAGGAAGTTGATCAAGTCGGAGATCGTAAAAGTATTCGTCGCACGTGATGCCGAAAAAAAGGTCATCGAATCGGTGCTCAAAGAGGCGGAAGCGAGGAGCATCCCGGTGGAATGGGCGGATGACTCTAAGATATTAGGAAGGGCCTGTTTGATCGAGAGGCCGGCGGCAGTAGCCGGCTTATTAATAGATCGAAGAATCAATAATATAAGATAGTTATTTTTAAGCAGATCGAAGGGGGGACATTTGTGGCTACTATCAATCAGCTAATACGCCAAGGGCGTAAGGAGAAGAAGAAGCGATCCGGTGCTCCGGCATTGCAGGGTAATCCGCAAAAGAGAGGAGTTTGCACGAGGGTCTATACCGTTACACCAAAGAAGCCAAACTCCGCCTTGAGGAAAGTGGCTCGTGTGAGGCTGACGAACGGCATAGAGGTTACGGCCTATATTCCCGGGATTGGCCATAATTTGCAGGAGCACTCGGTGGTATTGGTTCGCGGAGGGCGCGTCAAGGACCTTCCCGGCGTTCGTTATCACATTGTGCGCGGGGCTCTTGATTGCGGCGGAGTCGAAAATCGCCGTCAAGGAAGGTCTAAGTACGGCGTAAGAAAACCTAAATAGAGAACGAGGAGGTCGATGTCATGCCGCGAAAGGGGCATGTGACTAAAAGGAAGGTTTACCCCGATCCTTTATATAAGAACGAAGCAATAGCCAAGTTTATTCATTGCGTCATGTACGATGGTAAGAAAAGCATTGCCGAACGGATAGTATATGGAGCCTTGGAAGTGGCCGCAAAGAGGTTAAACGTATCTCCCGATGAGGTTTTCGATAAAGCTTTGGAGAACGTTAAACCCCTGATAGAGGTCAGGCCGCGGAGGGTCGGAGGAGCTACTTATCAGGTTCCAGTGGAAGTAGATCCCGCCAGAGCTCAGGCCTTGGCGATAAGGTGGATAATAAACAGCGCCAGATCTCGTAAAGGCATTCCTATGATCGAGCGCCTTGCCAGGGAATTTGTAGATGCTTACAAGGGAGAAGGATCAGCGGTAAAGAAACGGGAAGATACCCACAGAATGGCTGAAGCAAACCGAGCTTTTGCCCATTATCGCTGGTAATATGGTAATTAGGGTGGTGATTTGTAAGGCATGAGCGATGCAGGAATAGATATTCGCAAAATACGCAATATTGGCATAGCAGCGCATATAGATGCAGGCAAAACGACGACATCGGAGCGCATTCTTTTTTATACGGGAAAAATACATAGAATAGGCGAGGTGCACGAAGGCGCCGCTACGATGGACTTCATGGATCAGGAGCGCGAAAGGGGCATTACCATATCCTCGGCAGCTACGACATGCTACTGGAAGGAATATATGGTCAATTTGATTGATACGCCCGGGCACGTGGACTTTACTATGGAAGTGGAAAGATCGCTCAGGGTGTTGGATGGAGCGGTTGCCGTCTTTTGCGCTGTAGGAGGAGTTGAACCGCAGTCAGAAACGGTTTGGCGCCAGTTGGACAAGTACAGGGTTCCCAGAATTGCTTTCGTGAACAAGATGGACAGGGTGGGCGCAAATTTCTTCGACGTTATGGAACAGATTAAGGAACGGTTAGGGGCTAACCCCGTTCCCATACAGCTGCCAATGGGCGCCGAAGATGCCTTTAAGGGCATCATCGACCTCATAACGATGCAGGCAATCGAGTACGCCGACGAGCTTGGAACCCGCTTGGAGTTGGAAGAGATACCTCAGGCTTTTCTGGCAGAGGCCAAAAAGTGGCGTGAGCGCCTGATAGAGGCCTTAGCCGAAGTTGACGACGAAATCATGGAATCCTATCTCGAAGGGCGGGAAATATCGGAGGAGAGCATAAAAAGGGCTCTGCGTTTCGGTACCATAAGTCTAAAGCTGGTTCCCATGCTTTGCGGATCGGCCCTCAAAAACAAAGGGATTCAATTGCTTTTGGATGCGGTGATCGATTACCTTCCATCTCCCTTGGACATTCCCCCTGTAAAGGGAGTCGATCCGCGCACGGGAGAGGAAGTTGTCCGCCATACCGATGCGGAGGCGCCCTTTACGGCACTGGCTTTCAAAGTGTTGGTGGACCCATACGTCGGTCGGGTCGTCTATACGAGGATATATAGCGGAAAGCTACACACCGGAATGTCGGTGCTCAATACGAACACCGGGAAGAAGGAGCGTATAGGGAGAATATTGAGGGTGCATGCCAATAAACGTGAGGACATCGAATCGGCCTTGGCCGGCACGATAGTGGCCATTCCCGGCCTTAAGAACACGAGGACGGGAGATACGCTTTGCGACGAAAAGGAACCCGTTGTATTGGAAGGGATGAACATACCCGAACCGGTCATTTCTTTGGCCATCGAACCGGCAAGCAAGGCCGACCAGGTCAAGTTGTCCAAGGGCTTGGCTGCCCTTGCAGAAGAAGACCCGACATTTAGGGTTGCCATAGATCACGAGACGGGGCAAACGATCATATCGGGTATGGGCGAGCTTCACCTGGAGATCATAGTAGATAGGCTGCGTAGGGAATTTGGAGTTGACGTCAGGGTCGGCAAGCCTCAAGTTGCCTACCGTGAAGCCATAAAAAGACCCGCCAGAGGAGAGGGCAAGTTCATACGCCAATCCGGCGGTCGCGGCCAGTACGGCCACGTGGTGTTTGAAATAGAAGCCCTCCCGGGACATAGGGGATACGAGTTTGAAGACAGGATCGTGGGGGGCGTGATCCCCAAAGAATTTATACCTGCCGTACAAAAGGGTGTAGAAGAAGCCTTAACCAGCGGTGTCGTTGGGGGATACCCAGTCATAGGCATAAAGGTTGCACTGGTGGACGGGAGTTTCCATGAAGTCGACAGCTCCGAGATGGCCTTCAAGATAGCTGCGTCTATGGCTTTCAAGGAGGCGATGAAAAAGGCAGACCCTGTTTTGATGGAACCTATTATGGAGGTGGAGGTAGTAACGCCTGAGGAATACCTCGGAGACGTTATGGGAGACCTCTCATCGCGCAGAGGGCGGATCGAGGGGATGGCCACTCGATCGGGAGCAAAGGTCGTCAAGGCGTACGTTCCTCTGTCCGAGATGTTCGGTTATGCCAGTGCACTGAGGAATAAAACCTCGGGAAGGGCTACGTTTACGATGAAATTCAGCCACTACGAAGAAGTTCCTTCCGAGGTGGCGGAAAAATTGTTAGCATCGGCATCTTAGATGCTCTAATACAATAAGTTTAAAATTATTGAGGAATAAATTTTTTAAGGGAGGCTGACAAGCATGGCAAAGGCAAAGTTTGAGAGGATGAAACCACATTTAAACATAGGAACCATAGGGCACATCGACCACGGCAAGACAACCTTGACCGCCGCTATAACCAGGACCCTTTCCACCCAGGGATTGGCTGACTTCACCCCCTTCGACGAGATAGACAAGGCCCCTGAGGAGAGGGAACGCGGAATAACGATAAGCATATCCCACGTGGAGTACCAGACCGAACACAGACACTACGCCCACATAGACTGCCCCGGACACGCCGACTACATAAAGAACATGATCACCGGAGCAGCCCAGATGGACGGAGCCATATTAGTCGTATCCGCTGCCGACGGGCCCATGCCGCAGACGAGGGAACACGTCCTTTTGGCAAGGCAGGTCAACGTCCCCTCCATAGTGGTCTTCATGAACAAGGTGGACATGGTAGACGACGAGGAACTCCTCGACCTTGTCGAGATGGAAGTGAGAGACCTCCTTTCAAGCTACGACTTCCCGGGAGACGAAATCCCCGTGATAAGAGGCTCCGCCCTGAAGGCCCTGGAGTGCGGCTGCGGCAAGAGGGAGTGTCAGTGGTGCGGCAGGATATGGGAGCTCATGGACGCCTGCGACAGCTACATACCCCTTCCAGAGCGTCCCGTGGACCAACCCTTCCTCATGCCCATTGAGGACGTCTTCTCCATAACGGGACGCGGTACCGTCGTCACCGGCAGGGTCGAAAGAGGAAAGATAAACTCAGGCGAGGAAGTGGAGATCGTAGGCATGAAGGAGGACAAGACAAAGACCGTGGCCACCTCCCTTGAGATGTTCAGAAAGATCTTAGACGAGGCCATAGCGGGAGACAACATAGGAATACTCCTTCGGGGCATAGGCAAAGACGACGTGGAAAGGGGCCAGGTAGTGGCAAAACCCGGCACCATAACACCCCACAAACACTTCAAAGCCGAGATATACGTCCTGAAGAAGGAAGAAGGCGGAAGACATACCCCCTTCTTCAACGGCTACAAACCTCAGTTTTACTTCAGGACCACCGACGTCACCGGTGAGATAACCCTGCCCGAGGGCGTAGAGATGGTAATGCCCGGAGACAACGCCAACATAGAAGTGAAGCTCATAGTTCCCGTAGCCTTGGAGAAGGGCTTGAGGTTTGCCATAAGGGAAGGCGGACGTACAGTAGGTGCCGGCGTAGTAACGGACATACTGGACAAGTAAGTCCCCTTAAAAGTGAAAGGGGGGATATGAATGGCTCAAAATATCAGGATTAAGTTGAAGGCCTTTGATCATAGGGTCCTGGATGCATCGGCGCTGCAGATTGCCGAAACAGCGAAAAGAACGGGGGCTAAGGTTTCAGGCCCCATACCATTGCCCACGGCGATCAATAAGTACACGGTTTTAAAGTCGCCTCACAAGGATAAAGATGCACGAGAGCAGTTCGAGGTGCGCACTCATAAGAGGCTTATAGATATAGTCGATCCTACGCAGAAGACCATGGAAGCGCTGATGCAGCTGAACCTCCCTTCAGGAGTAGATATACAAATACAACTGTAGGGGAGCTCTGAGCTGAAAGGAGAGAAAATTGATGAGTCTAGGGATTTTAGGTGTTAAGGTTGGAATGACCCAGATTTTCGACGAAGAGGGTCAGGCTGTGCCCGTTACCGTCGTAGAGGCAGGCCCCTGTAAGGTAGTTGCTTTAAGAAGGCCCGAAGTAGAGATGTATTCGGCCATAGTCTTGGGCTTTGGGAAGGTGAAAGCCCATAGATTGAACAAGCCCATGCTAGGCGTATATAAGAAAGCGGGGATCGAACCTAAACGATGGTTGCGGGAGTTCCGCGTAGATGACGTTACGGGTTATGAAGTTGGACAGACCATCGACGTAACTATCTTTGAAGTAGGCGAAGTCGTCGATGTTGCGGGCACCAGCAAAGGCAAAGGTTTTGCCGGTGTCATGAAAAGACACGGCTTTGGAGGCGGCCCTGCAAGTCACGGTGCTTCTCTCTTTCACAGGCGAGCCGGTTCGTCGGGAGCCAGCAGCTCTCCGAGCCATGTCTTTAAGGGCAAGACGATGCCCGGTAGGATGGGTAACGAGCGAGTGACCGTGAAAAACCTCAAAGTCGTTGCTGTCGATAAAGAAAATAATTTGCTATTGATTAAAGGAGCCATCCCAGGGCCCCGTAACGGCCTTGTTATGGTGCATAAAAAGGAGGGCTAGTTTATGCCTACTGTCGATGTTATCGGAATCGATGGACAAAAGGTGGGCGAAGTTGCCCTTGCCGATGATGTTTTTGCGGCGAGAATCCACGTTCCCGCTATGCATCAGGTCGTCGTAGCCTATTTGGCAGCACAAAGGCAAGGAACGCATTCGACGAAGACCAGAGGAGAGGTGCGCGGCGGCGGAAGGAAGCCCTGGAGACAAAAACACACCGGAAGGGCAAGGCATGGAAGCATACGCTCTCCTCTTTGGACAAAGGGTGGAGTTATCCATGGTCCCAGACCGCGCTCGTACGATCAAAAGGTAAATAAAAAGGTGAAGCGGTTGGCGATTAAGAGCGCTCTGAGCCTTAAGGTTAAGGAAAATAAGCTTATTTTGGTCGAGGGAATCGAAACAATGTCGCCCAAGACGAAGGATATGTGTGCCTTTTTGGCAAACGCTCAAGCACAAGCCAAACCGTTGATCGTCATACACGAATCGTTGCCTTCAATTTATATGGCGGCGAGAAACATACCTGGAACGAGGGTGTTACATGTTGACAGCATTAACGTATACGAAATATTAAATCATGAGCACCTCATATTGACTAAAGGCGCGGCACAAAGGCTGGAGGAGGTGTACTCAGCGTGAAATTGACTTCCTATGATATAATTTTGCGGCCAGTAATAACCGAGAAAAGCAGCCGTCATATGATATACAATAAGTATACCTTTGAAGTGCATCCGAGCGCCACTAAGGTGGAAATTAAAAAGGCAATAGAGGAGATCTTCGACGTGAAGGTCGAAAAGGTCCATACGGTAAACGTCAAGCCAAAGCCGAAGCGCCTCGGGCGTTTTTTAGGACGCTCGAGAAGGTGGAAAAAAGCGATCGTAACATTAGCGCCAGGCGAACGCATTGAGTTCTTTGAAGGCGTACGGACGACTTAAAGGAGGAAGTCCAATGGGAATTAAAAAATACAAACCGGCGACTCCTGGTAGACGCCAGATGGCCACATCGGACTTTTCGGAAATTACCAGAGATGAATT contains these protein-coding regions:
- the rplW gene encoding 50S ribosomal protein L23; amino-acid sequence: MKLTSYDIILRPVITEKSSRHMIYNKYTFEVHPSATKVEIKKAIEEIFDVKVEKVHTVNVKPKPKRLGRFLGRSRRWKKAIVTLAPGERIEFFEGVRTT
- the tuf gene encoding elongation factor Tu, whose product is MAKAKFERMKPHLNIGTIGHIDHGKTTLTAAITRTLSTQGLADFTPFDEIDKAPEERERGITISISHVEYQTEHRHYAHIDCPGHADYIKNMITGAAQMDGAILVVSAADGPMPQTREHVLLARQVNVPSIVVFMNKVDMVDDEELLDLVEMEVRDLLSSYDFPGDEIPVIRGSALKALECGCGKRECQWCGRIWELMDACDSYIPLPERPVDQPFLMPIEDVFSITGRGTVVTGRVERGKINSGEEVEIVGMKEDKTKTVATSLEMFRKILDEAIAGDNIGILLRGIGKDDVERGQVVAKPGTITPHKHFKAEIYVLKKEEGGRHTPFFNGYKPQFYFRTTDVTGEITLPEGVEMVMPGDNANIEVKLIVPVALEKGLRFAIREGGRTVGAGVVTDILDK
- the rpsJ gene encoding 30S ribosomal protein S10; translation: MAQNIRIKLKAFDHRVLDASALQIAETAKRTGAKVSGPIPLPTAINKYTVLKSPHKDKDAREQFEVRTHKRLIDIVDPTQKTMEALMQLNLPSGVDIQIQL
- the fusA gene encoding elongation factor G; protein product: MSDAGIDIRKIRNIGIAAHIDAGKTTTSERILFYTGKIHRIGEVHEGAATMDFMDQERERGITISSAATTCYWKEYMVNLIDTPGHVDFTMEVERSLRVLDGAVAVFCAVGGVEPQSETVWRQLDKYRVPRIAFVNKMDRVGANFFDVMEQIKERLGANPVPIQLPMGAEDAFKGIIDLITMQAIEYADELGTRLELEEIPQAFLAEAKKWRERLIEALAEVDDEIMESYLEGREISEESIKRALRFGTISLKLVPMLCGSALKNKGIQLLLDAVIDYLPSPLDIPPVKGVDPRTGEEVVRHTDAEAPFTALAFKVLVDPYVGRVVYTRIYSGKLHTGMSVLNTNTGKKERIGRILRVHANKREDIESALAGTIVAIPGLKNTRTGDTLCDEKEPVVLEGMNIPEPVISLAIEPASKADQVKLSKGLAALAEEDPTFRVAIDHETGQTIISGMGELHLEIIVDRLRREFGVDVRVGKPQVAYREAIKRPARGEGKFIRQSGGRGQYGHVVFEIEALPGHRGYEFEDRIVGGVIPKEFIPAVQKGVEEALTSGVVGGYPVIGIKVALVDGSFHEVDSSEMAFKIAASMAFKEAMKKADPVLMEPIMEVEVVTPEEYLGDVMGDLSSRRGRIEGMATRSGAKVVKAYVPLSEMFGYASALRNKTSGRATFTMKFSHYEEVPSEVAEKLLASAS
- a CDS encoding ribosomal L7Ae/L30e/S12e/Gadd45 family protein; this translates as MPLQELAAGKRVVGARSVYRKLIKSEIVKVFVARDAEKKVIESVLKEAEARSIPVEWADDSKILGRACLIERPAAVAGLLIDRRINNIR
- the rpsG gene encoding 30S ribosomal protein S7; this encodes MPRKGHVTKRKVYPDPLYKNEAIAKFIHCVMYDGKKSIAERIVYGALEVAAKRLNVSPDEVFDKALENVKPLIEVRPRRVGGATYQVPVEVDPARAQALAIRWIINSARSRKGIPMIERLAREFVDAYKGEGSAVKKREDTHRMAEANRAFAHYRW
- the rpoC gene encoding DNA-directed RNA polymerase subunit beta', with the protein product MNNREIVGVRIRLASPERIRELSSGEVKRPETINYRTLRPEKDGLFCERIFGPVKSYECACGKYKRNGPKFKGIVCDRCGVEVTDSKVRRERMGHIELACPVVHIWYLRGIPSRLSLFLGTTSKDLERVVYFAPLRRREILYKVVMEGKRPDLVKKGDLIPACEERIHRHYDPKFKAEEAYRITRVDDLPLKEGDILSAQQVSRYRTEYGDDLFKVEPAYTITEIEEANFRVGDVVSQSDIERLQRHGVKVEFQRAAIKNQEAFMVVAAVRLPFSKDDVVSTSELQLYMKNYPGRFTSQQETVAIEDPSYIVIDGSDSPFEQCDIIVEREQRLCKAYDKDFAAGIGAESILELLKNIDIDELAISLREEIANSTGQKKRKLIKRLQVVEDFRKGDSKPEWMIMSVLPVIPPDLRPMVQLDGGRFATSDLNDLYRRVINRNNRLKKLQELRAPEMIIRNEKRMLQEAVDALIDNGRVGKAVLGAGNRPLKSLTDLLRGKKGRFRQNLLGKRVDYSGRSVIVIGPELKLYQCGLPKEMALELFRPFVMHKLIEKGIASNVKGAKRVIERRRDEVWEALEEIIKDHPVMLNRAPTLHRLGIQAFEPLLMEGKAIRLHPLVCTAFNADFDGDQMAVHVPLSLEAQAESRVLMLAGHNLLSPAHGKPIVTPTQDVVLGIYYLTAMTEGRKGEGIVFRDIEDVLTALDHGVVHPHAKVKMWWDGQLIETSPGRALFNSMLHPSLRYINKQIAKKDLGALLDMAFDRVEHEDLVKMLDDVKLLGYRWFTKSGVSLNIDSIVIPIEKQEIVREVMEKESELNNQYGMGILTEDEYLRQTELLWTEAASKIADCILEHMDELNPLRMMIDSGARGSKSQVSQMAGIRGVMADPSGKVIDYPIVSNFREGLNMLEYFISTHGARKGLADTALRTAKSGYLTRRLVDVSQDIIVLEEDCGTDQGVYITPLLQDDKVVIPLNERIYGRTALEDVRHPVDGTVLVGAGEIIDQEKADAIEAAGVKGLWVRSPMSCALRNGICQKCYGLDLATRKPVAIGEAVGVVAAQSIGEPGTQLTMRTFHTGGVRITGEDITQGLPRVEQLFEARKPKKTALLSEVDGVVTEIREMEGKRKIVIQSADNPEEKMSFNVSTAQMLLVEEGDEVKKGQVLTEGYIDPQQLMEVNGIEAVHAYMVDGIQEVYKSQGVSINNKHIEVILRKVAPVNKVRIADEGDTSYVVGEIVWIDELEREVQEIREHNQQCIDNSVAMLKGKILKDVIGKGSLDHAAQYKGEALDEGAIKILLQPGTALTELIVEDEGELVRVVVGESIFRRELEGLELVEDYESVDGVKIDAGSSLSMKQLTLITKDLRRPLQILDTDKLFSLCDVTYLAEDVVSGDRVIAAKDALLTREAALKIKESFIKEIKVWKAPETIDLPDAIQEYLISKIWGRPLGKVIDASGNEPIDVPPIVDGSIVRGIIEGDITAIEADGEIYSRQKILHSVLTEKIYGKVLLEPVKDKLGNVVVPAGTEVNQQVLERLTELEPTKIVIRPILALSQVERLIQKVTFVRKLRQEPIWKPVLLGITKAALATDSFLSAASFQQTAQALASAAVRGEVDYLKGLKENVIIGHLIPAGTGATVNRNFEVVEVEREPAFESVSADRAG
- the rplD gene encoding 50S ribosomal protein L4; this translates as MPTVDVIGIDGQKVGEVALADDVFAARIHVPAMHQVVVAYLAAQRQGTHSTKTRGEVRGGGRKPWRQKHTGRARHGSIRSPLWTKGGVIHGPRPRSYDQKVNKKVKRLAIKSALSLKVKENKLILVEGIETMSPKTKDMCAFLANAQAQAKPLIVIHESLPSIYMAARNIPGTRVLHVDSINVYEILNHEHLILTKGAAQRLEEVYSA
- the rplC gene encoding 50S ribosomal protein L3, whose protein sequence is MSLGILGVKVGMTQIFDEEGQAVPVTVVEAGPCKVVALRRPEVEMYSAIVLGFGKVKAHRLNKPMLGVYKKAGIEPKRWLREFRVDDVTGYEVGQTIDVTIFEVGEVVDVAGTSKGKGFAGVMKRHGFGGGPASHGASLFHRRAGSSGASSSPSHVFKGKTMPGRMGNERVTVKNLKVVAVDKENNLLLIKGAIPGPRNGLVMVHKKEG
- the rpsL gene encoding 30S ribosomal protein S12; the protein is MATINQLIRQGRKEKKKRSGAPALQGNPQKRGVCTRVYTVTPKKPNSALRKVARVRLTNGIEVTAYIPGIGHNLQEHSVVLVRGGRVKDLPGVRYHIVRGALDCGGVENRRQGRSKYGVRKPK